GATGCGCAATCAGGTTAGGGCAGCTGCGTTTGACTTGCCTGGCGCCCATTTGCTACACTGCGTCTTTCGAATCGAATCAACGCCTCGTGTCAGTACGCATCGAAGACAGCCGGCGGCCCTGGTGGCCTTAAAAATCGCCTGCCGAGACAGCGGAGCACGACGGAAGCAGAACACGCATTCTGTCCCGCACCGTCTTCGACCGTGCGGGATTTTTTTGTGAGGCGAGAGAAGGGAGGTGACTGCTCTTGGCTAAGCTGGAAAAAGTGGAAGCTGTGGCCGAAATCAAGCAGCGTATCGAAGGAAGCCAGATCGTCATCCTGACGAAATACATCGGCATGAACGCGAGTCAGGCCACTAACTTGCGCGCGAAACTGCGCAATGCCAAGGTCGGGTTCAAAGTTTTCAAAAACACGCTGGCGAAACGCGCGTTGGACGAGCTCAACCTGTCCGACGCCGCGAGGTACCTCGAGGGCCCGATCGCCTGGGCGTTTTCGGATGACCCCGTGGCGCCCGCCAAACTCCTGGCGGACTTTGAGAAAGAAGTGCCCGCGGTGAAGATGAACGGCGGCATTCTCGAGGGGAAGGTCGTTTCGCTCGAGCAACTGAAGGCCCTTGCCGAACTGCCGCCGCGCGAGGTGGTCCTTGCGCAGGTCGTCGGCACCATCGCCGCGCCGTTGCGCAATTTCGTGGGCGTGCTCAACGCCGTACCCCGCAACCTGGTCAATGTGCTTGACCAGATTCGCAAACAGAAAGAAGAAACTGCAGAAACCGCCGCATGAAACTCGAGCGGCGTAAACGTGACAGGAGTTACGAGGAAATGGCAGACAAATTGACAGCGATTATCGATGAGATCGCAGGGCTTTCGGTGCTCGAACTGAGCGAACTGATCAAAGCCCTCGAAGAGAAATTCGGCGTGACGGCCGCAGCCCCCATGATGATGGCCGGCGTTATGCCTGCCGCGGCGGGCGCCGAAGCCGCCGCCGACGAAGGCCCCAGCGCATATGACGCGA
This sequence is a window from Candidatus Hydrogenedentota bacterium. Protein-coding genes within it:
- the rplJ gene encoding 50S ribosomal protein L10 encodes the protein MAKLEKVEAVAEIKQRIEGSQIVILTKYIGMNASQATNLRAKLRNAKVGFKVFKNTLAKRALDELNLSDAARYLEGPIAWAFSDDPVAPAKLLADFEKEVPAVKMNGGILEGKVVSLEQLKALAELPPREVVLAQVVGTIAAPLRNFVGVLNAVPRNLVNVLDQIRKQKEETAETAA